A stretch of the Haloactinomyces albus genome encodes the following:
- a CDS encoding helix-turn-helix domain-containing protein has protein sequence MQVNGTATRMYRVKAVAEVLDVHVSTVYRLAESGRLHSVRVGFGKGALRIPADSLNAYLHSLGMAPMTDAEGAIA, from the coding sequence ATGCAGGTCAACGGTACGGCGACGCGGATGTACCGGGTCAAGGCAGTCGCTGAAGTCCTGGACGTCCACGTCTCCACGGTCTACCGGCTCGCGGAGTCCGGTCGGTTGCACTCGGTGCGGGTCGGGTTCGGCAAGGGCGCGCTACGCATTCCGGCCGACTCACTGAACGCCTACCTGCACAGCCTGGGCATGGCGCCGATGACTGATGCCGAGGGGGCGATCGCATGA
- a CDS encoding WhiB family transcriptional regulator: MSTAAQPLNCENTLSHLITRLPSEHFAQQPACANSEVDPELFFPVGPGAARQIAAAKQVCESCPVRQACLSFALHHDVHGVWGGSTRTERAALRRTGKHGEAAA; this comes from the coding sequence ATGAGCACGGCTGCCCAGCCTCTGAACTGTGAGAACACGCTGTCCCACCTGATCACTCGGCTTCCCAGTGAGCATTTCGCCCAGCAACCGGCGTGCGCGAACAGCGAGGTCGACCCGGAACTGTTCTTTCCGGTCGGTCCGGGTGCAGCTCGCCAGATCGCAGCGGCCAAGCAGGTGTGCGAGTCCTGCCCTGTCCGGCAGGCGTGCCTGTCCTTCGCCTTGCACCACGACGTGCACGGCGTGTGGGGCGGCAGCACCCGCACCGAGCGCGCCGCGCTGCGCCGCACCGGCAAGCACGGCGAAGCCGCTGC